One part of the Chryseobacterium mulctrae genome encodes these proteins:
- a CDS encoding helix-turn-helix domain-containing protein: MSLGVKLRNLRHSKNLSQAEIADRLRVSQPAYHLWETDQAKPTTDNLLRISEIYNIDLYNLLDTKDQNIVNHNPVFNDNSSVQQQYYPTINNMAPPELLESLVKNQEQITLQQQQITQLIESQNRLIESLLKK; this comes from the coding sequence ATGAGCTTAGGGGTAAAACTTAGAAATCTTAGACACAGCAAGAATTTGTCACAGGCGGAAATCGCCGACAGGTTGAGGGTTTCCCAACCTGCCTATCATCTTTGGGAAACAGATCAGGCAAAGCCAACTACAGATAACCTGCTTAGAATTTCTGAGATTTATAATATAGATCTTTATAATTTATTAGATACAAAAGATCAGAATATTGTTAATCACAATCCTGTATTTAATGACAATAGCTCCGTTCAACAACAGTATTATCCTACCATCAACAATATGGCTCCTCCCGAGTTGCTGGAAAGCCTTGTAAAAAACCAGGAGCAGATCACCCTGCAGCAGCAGCAAATCACACAGCTTATAGAATCGCAGAACAGACTTATAGAAAGTCTTTTAAAGAAATAA
- a CDS encoding DUF6705 family protein: protein MKNIRIIAISVVLMNFIHCRAQTYPLNTDYENIPSYSYIKDLNNELNSYIGIYKAIYQGNETTLYITKVEHILKERTTKTYYMDAIVVRYTVKNSSGTVLQDTQNNLNNKFYSIRTFPQENIVALYYPGTNCGVGYGTVYLSKINPNQIKWIYRPEGRIFVNKDEECPGNPDTKVYLPVTEDLIFTKQ, encoded by the coding sequence ATGAAAAATATTAGAATTATTGCTATTTCTGTTGTTTTAATGAATTTTATTCATTGCAGAGCACAAACATATCCTTTAAATACGGATTATGAAAATATACCTTCATACTCATATATTAAAGATTTAAATAATGAGTTAAACTCATATATAGGCATATATAAAGCTATTTATCAGGGAAATGAAACAACTTTGTATATAACAAAAGTCGAACATATATTAAAGGAAAGAACTACCAAAACTTATTACATGGATGCTATAGTAGTACGATATACTGTAAAAAATTCATCAGGTACTGTTCTTCAGGATACCCAAAATAATCTTAATAATAAATTTTATAGTATAAGGACTTTTCCGCAGGAAAATATAGTTGCTTTATATTATCCTGGAACCAATTGTGGTGTAGGATATGGAACTGTTTATCTTTCTAAAATTAATCCCAACCAGATAAAATGGATCTATCGACCTGAAGGAAGGATATTTGTAAATAAAGATGAGGAATGCCCCGGAAATCCTGATACAAAAGTTTATCTACCAGTAACGGAGGATTTGATATTTACCAAGCAATAA
- the pyk gene encoding pyruvate kinase, with protein sequence MNKYLKKTKIIATLGPASSSKEVMLGLMRAGVDVFRINFSHADYDLVRSNINIIRDLNKEYGYSVSILGDLQGPKLRVGVVKEGSYLNPGDILTFTNEKIEGDSTKVYMTYQQFPQDVNVGERILIDDGKLMLEVIETNKIDTVKAKTIQGGPLSSKKGVNLPNTNVSLPALTEKDIQDANFMMDMEVDWIALSFVRHAQDIIDLKELIKNHPNGKFKTPIIAKIEKPEGVKNIDEILLECDGLMVARGDLGVEVPMEEVPAIQKNLVERARFFSKPVIIATQMMETMINSLTPTRAEVNDVANSVLDGADAVMLSGETSVGRYPIQVVENMAKIVKNIEMTSFYQNKNEPLEKDYNCIDERFITNRICLAAVRIAKSTNVAAIVTLTSSGYTAFQLSAHRPNSHIIVYSGNKRVITMLNLLWGVRAYYYDMNKPTDETIIQVNMLTHNHGYIETGDFVININATPSYEGGKTNTLRLTTI encoded by the coding sequence ATGAATAAGTATTTAAAGAAGACAAAAATTATTGCAACACTAGGACCTGCTTCATCTTCGAAGGAGGTAATGTTAGGATTGATGAGAGCGGGTGTTGACGTTTTTAGAATAAACTTTTCTCATGCCGACTATGATTTAGTTCGTTCCAATATAAATATCATCAGAGACCTTAATAAAGAATACGGTTATTCCGTAAGTATTTTAGGGGATTTACAGGGTCCAAAACTTAGAGTAGGTGTTGTAAAAGAAGGTTCATACCTTAATCCTGGAGACATTCTTACGTTTACAAACGAAAAAATTGAAGGAGATTCTACGAAAGTTTATATGACTTATCAACAGTTTCCTCAGGATGTAAATGTAGGTGAAAGAATCCTTATTGATGACGGAAAACTAATGTTGGAGGTTATTGAAACCAACAAAATAGACACCGTAAAAGCAAAAACAATTCAAGGGGGACCATTGAGTTCTAAAAAAGGAGTAAACCTTCCGAATACCAACGTTTCTCTTCCTGCTTTGACAGAAAAAGATATTCAGGATGCCAATTTCATGATGGATATGGAGGTTGACTGGATCGCTTTATCATTCGTTCGTCACGCTCAAGATATTATCGACTTAAAAGAGTTAATCAAAAATCATCCAAACGGAAAATTCAAAACGCCGATCATTGCTAAAATTGAAAAGCCAGAAGGTGTTAAGAACATCGATGAAATTCTATTGGAATGTGATGGTTTAATGGTTGCTCGTGGAGATCTTGGTGTAGAAGTTCCTATGGAAGAAGTTCCTGCCATTCAGAAAAACTTGGTTGAAAGAGCTAGATTCTTCTCAAAACCGGTAATCATTGCCACTCAAATGATGGAAACAATGATTAACAGCTTAACGCCTACAAGAGCTGAAGTAAATGACGTTGCCAACTCTGTATTAGACGGAGCCGATGCGGTAATGCTTTCAGGAGAAACTTCTGTGGGTAGATATCCTATTCAGGTTGTTGAAAATATGGCGAAAATTGTGAAGAATATAGAAATGACTTCTTTTTATCAGAACAAAAATGAGCCACTGGAAAAAGATTACAACTGTATCGACGAGCGTTTTATTACAAACAGAATTTGTCTTGCAGCGGTAAGAATCGCAAAAAGTACCAACGTTGCTGCAATCGTAACTTTAACAAGTTCTGGTTATACAGCGTTCCAATTATCGGCGCACAGACCAAACTCTCACATCATTGTTTATAGTGGAAATAAGAGAGTAATTACGATGCTTAATCTACTTTGGGGAGTTCGTGCTTATTATTACGATATGAACAAACCAACGGATGAGACCATTATTCAGGTGAATATGTTGACGCACAATCACGGATATATTGAAACCGGTGATTTCGTAATCAACATCAATGCAACGCCGTCTTACGAAGGTGGAAAAACAAATACATTGAGATTAACAACGATTTAA
- a CDS encoding IPExxxVDY family protein: MEIQKLYDLDDIEFEDITIALVRLVKHIPDHEFFFKINQNNDLKFSRIKDLVYHGSHYDFHFPRFEAYHKYTRTCFTFISNKSSESKQKKLQTELFAEEENIKFLLNNHPEVEYILHSSEQFPDFSVILLAENLVFPIQDYNLSSEEELYQIIQYYE, from the coding sequence TTGGAAATCCAAAAACTTTATGATCTTGATGATATAGAATTTGAAGATATTACCATCGCTTTGGTAAGATTAGTCAAACACATACCAGATCACGAGTTTTTTTTCAAAATCAATCAAAACAACGATTTAAAGTTTTCAAGAATAAAAGACCTTGTCTATCACGGGTCTCATTATGATTTTCATTTCCCAAGGTTTGAAGCTTATCACAAGTATACAAGAACCTGTTTTACCTTCATCTCCAACAAATCTTCAGAAAGTAAACAAAAAAAATTACAAACTGAACTCTTCGCAGAAGAAGAAAACATTAAATTTTTATTAAATAATCATCCAGAAGTAGAATATATTCTGCACAGTTCGGAACAGTTTCCTGATTTTTCCGTAATTTTGCTGGCTGAAAATCTTGTGTTTCCTATTCAAGATTACAATCTGAGTTCTGAAGAAGAGCTCTATCAAATAATACAGTATTATGAATAA
- the rnc gene encoding ribonuclease III, giving the protein MELQKYFSKFLIKKRKRQLTERDYFLSTELNKILGIEIQNVNFYREAFSIKTSSKNQESNYERLEFLGDSVLGTIVSCHLFQTYPKANEGYMTQMKSKIVNRKNLNKLGEDLKLTDLLQKNNHAVALGDNISGNLFEALIGAVYLDFQYEICKKIVLDRLLTPTEINKLENKIVSYKGLLLEWSQKKKLNIKYETCEEIQVNKSIVFRCHVWLGNENISNATETSKKKAEEKAAQRAFYILNKKENILGNPKTL; this is encoded by the coding sequence ATGGAGTTACAGAAATACTTTTCTAAATTCCTTATCAAAAAAAGAAAAAGACAACTTACGGAAAGAGACTATTTCCTGAGCACAGAACTAAATAAAATTTTAGGGATTGAGATTCAGAATGTCAACTTTTATCGTGAGGCTTTTTCAATTAAAACTTCTTCTAAAAATCAGGAAAGCAATTACGAAAGGCTTGAGTTTTTAGGAGATTCTGTTTTGGGCACAATTGTTTCGTGTCATTTGTTTCAAACTTATCCTAAAGCTAATGAAGGATACATGACGCAGATGAAATCTAAAATTGTAAACAGAAAGAATCTTAACAAATTAGGAGAAGATTTAAAGCTTACCGATCTTTTACAAAAAAACAATCATGCTGTTGCTTTAGGAGATAACATTTCAGGAAATCTCTTTGAAGCATTAATTGGTGCTGTTTATTTAGACTTCCAATACGAAATTTGCAAAAAAATCGTTCTGGATAGACTGCTTACGCCAACAGAAATCAATAAGCTTGAAAATAAAATTGTAAGCTACAAAGGTCTTTTGCTGGAATGGAGCCAGAAAAAGAAACTCAATATAAAGTACGAAACCTGTGAAGAAATTCAGGTAAACAAATCGATCGTCTTCCGATGCCATGTTTGGCTGGGAAATGAAAACATTTCGAATGCCACAGAAACTTCAAAGAAAAAAGCCGAAGAAAAAGCTGCACAAAGAGCATTTTATATTTTAAATAAAAAAGAAAATATACTTGGAAATCCAAAAACTTTATGA
- the fabF gene encoding beta-ketoacyl-ACP synthase II codes for MELKRVVVTGFGAITPVGNNANEYWESLVKGKSGAAPITLFDATNFKTKFACEVKNFNPLDHFDKKEAKKMDRNTQLGLVAAREAVSHSRIMEDNVDKNRVGVIWGSGIGGLETFETEVLGWANTDIPRFNPFFIPKMIADITPGHISIEYGFHGPNYTTVSACASSANALIDSKMLIQLGKADVIVCGGSEAAVTASGVGGFNAMMALSTRNDDPTTASRPFDKDRDGFVLGEGAGSIILEEYEHAVKRGATIYAELLGGGMSADAHHMTAPHPEGLGAYLVMKNCLEDAGLTADEVDHINMHGTSTPLGDIAESNAISRLLGEHAYDIQINSTKSMTGHLLGAAGVIEAIAALGTIIHGIVPPTINHFTDDENIDSRLNFTFNDAVKKDVKVAMSNTFGFGGHNACVLFKKI; via the coding sequence ATGGAATTAAAAAGAGTAGTTGTAACTGGTTTTGGCGCAATAACACCCGTCGGTAATAATGCGAATGAATACTGGGAAAGTCTTGTAAAAGGCAAGAGCGGTGCCGCTCCTATTACTCTTTTTGATGCCACAAACTTTAAAACCAAGTTCGCTTGCGAGGTGAAAAACTTCAATCCATTAGACCATTTCGATAAGAAAGAAGCTAAAAAAATGGATAGAAACACTCAGCTTGGGCTGGTTGCTGCAAGAGAAGCAGTAAGCCATTCAAGAATCATGGAAGACAATGTTGATAAAAACAGAGTCGGAGTGATTTGGGGATCAGGAATTGGTGGTTTAGAAACTTTCGAAACCGAAGTTTTGGGTTGGGCAAATACAGACATCCCAAGATTTAACCCTTTCTTTATTCCAAAAATGATTGCGGACATTACACCGGGACATATTTCTATTGAATATGGTTTCCACGGTCCCAATTATACTACAGTTTCTGCTTGTGCATCATCTGCAAACGCATTAATTGATTCTAAAATGCTTATTCAGCTTGGCAAAGCAGACGTTATCGTTTGCGGAGGCTCTGAAGCTGCCGTTACGGCAAGTGGTGTTGGAGGATTTAATGCAATGATGGCACTATCTACAAGAAATGACGATCCTACTACAGCATCAAGACCGTTCGACAAAGACAGAGATGGTTTTGTTTTGGGCGAAGGTGCAGGTTCTATTATTCTTGAAGAGTACGAACACGCTGTGAAGCGTGGTGCAACAATTTATGCAGAATTATTAGGTGGCGGTATGAGTGCAGATGCACATCACATGACGGCACCGCATCCTGAAGGTTTAGGAGCTTATTTAGTAATGAAAAATTGCTTAGAAGACGCAGGTTTAACTGCTGATGAAGTAGATCACATCAATATGCATGGTACATCTACTCCATTAGGAGATATTGCAGAATCAAACGCAATTTCAAGATTATTGGGTGAGCATGCTTACGACATTCAGATTAATTCTACAAAATCAATGACGGGTCACCTTTTGGGTGCAGCCGGAGTTATTGAAGCAATTGCTGCTTTAGGAACTATTATTCATGGTATTGTACCTCCTACAATCAACCATTTTACTGATGATGAGAACATCGACAGCAGATTAAATTTCACATTTAATGACGCTGTAAAAAAAGATGTAAAAGTAGCCATGAGTAATACTTTTGGATTTGGTGGGCACAATGCTTGTGTTCTGTTTAAAAAAATCTAA
- a CDS encoding acyl carrier protein, protein MSDIASRVKAIIADKLDVEETEVTPEASFTNDLGADSLDTVELIMEFEKEFNIQIPDDQAEKITTVGHAIAYIEEVVNK, encoded by the coding sequence ATGTCAGACATTGCATCAAGAGTAAAAGCTATCATCGCTGATAAGCTTGACGTTGAAGAAACAGAAGTAACTCCTGAGGCTAGCTTCACAAATGATTTAGGAGCAGACTCACTAGATACAGTTGAGTTAATCATGGAATTTGAAAAAGAATTTAACATTCAAATCCCTGATGACCAAGCTGAAAAAATTACTACTGTAGGGCACGCTATCGCTTATATAGAAGAAGTAGTAAATAAATAA
- a CDS encoding site-specific integrase: protein MNIKRNIVFALEKRKKDGVSVVENVPIRMRVIYHNKRIEFTTGHRIDVSKWDESKQRVKNGCTNKIKQSAAEINSDLLKYYSDIQDIFKEFEVNDIIPNPEQLKAAFNNRQNKDLPNSLDLESQILSLMDKFDEFVRECGIHNNWTEATYEKLAATKKHLAAFDKNLSFEALDEGKLTQYVHYLRDKKGFRNSTIGKQIGFLKWFLRWSKKKGYTSNFAFELFKPKLKTTQKKVIFLTWAELTKLREYKIPETKKYMERVRDVFLFQCFTGLRYSDVFNLRRSDVKENHIEITTVKTADSLIIELNNHSKAILDKYKEVHFEYDKVLPVITNQKMNDYLKELAELAEIEEPVREVYYKGNKRIDEVTPKHALLGTHAGRRTFICNALSLGIPAQVVMKWTGHSDYKAMKPYIDIADEIKASAMDKFNQL from the coding sequence ATGAATATCAAACGAAATATAGTTTTTGCACTTGAAAAAAGAAAAAAAGACGGTGTCTCTGTGGTTGAGAATGTCCCCATCCGTATGCGTGTTATTTACCATAATAAAAGGATAGAGTTTACAACAGGTCACCGTATCGATGTTTCCAAATGGGATGAAAGTAAGCAACGTGTTAAAAATGGTTGTACAAACAAAATTAAGCAAAGCGCAGCCGAAATCAATTCAGACCTTTTAAAATACTATTCGGATATTCAGGATATCTTCAAAGAATTTGAAGTAAATGACATCATTCCTAATCCCGAACAACTTAAAGCAGCATTCAATAATCGACAGAATAAGGATTTACCTAATAGTCTTGATTTAGAATCCCAGATACTTTCGTTAATGGATAAATTTGACGAATTCGTACGGGAATGTGGAATACACAACAATTGGACAGAGGCTACTTATGAGAAATTAGCTGCAACTAAAAAACATTTAGCAGCCTTTGACAAAAATCTTTCATTTGAAGCTTTAGATGAAGGTAAGTTGACACAATATGTACACTATCTCCGTGATAAGAAAGGTTTTCGAAATAGTACAATCGGTAAGCAGATAGGATTTCTAAAATGGTTTCTTCGCTGGAGCAAAAAGAAAGGATACACGTCTAATTTTGCCTTTGAATTATTTAAACCAAAATTGAAGACCACTCAAAAGAAGGTTATATTTTTGACCTGGGCAGAGCTTACAAAATTGAGGGAGTACAAAATTCCCGAAACAAAAAAATACATGGAGAGAGTTCGTGATGTTTTTTTATTCCAATGTTTTACGGGGCTTAGGTATTCCGATGTATTCAATTTGAGGCGTAGTGACGTAAAAGAGAACCACATCGAAATTACCACTGTCAAAACTGCGGATAGCTTAATTATCGAGCTGAACAACCACAGCAAGGCAATACTGGACAAATATAAAGAAGTTCATTTTGAATATGATAAGGTTCTTCCTGTCATCACCAATCAGAAGATGAACGATTATCTAAAAGAGCTGGCAGAATTGGCAGAAATTGAAGAGCCTGTGAGAGAGGTCTACTATAAAGGAAACAAGCGAATCGATGAAGTGACTCCAAAGCATGCTCTTTTGGGAACTCACGCAGGAAGGAGGACATTTATCTGTAATGCTCTTTCATTAGGAATTCCTGCGCAGGTGGTAATGAAATGGACGGGACATAGTGATTATAAGGCGATGAAACCTTATATTGATATTGCCGACGAAATCAAGGCCAGTGCAATGGACAAATTCAATCAATTATAA
- a CDS encoding DUF3853 family protein, producing MNLNELKQKPLWQMTGEEFLYLQKTDGHKDAQPVPLNNSTRKHVYGIAGIARLFGCSIPTANRIKQNGKIDKAVTQIGRKIIVDAELALELAGRKTGGRK from the coding sequence ATGAACCTAAACGAACTTAAGCAGAAACCTCTCTGGCAAATGACAGGCGAAGAATTTCTCTATCTTCAGAAGACCGACGGGCATAAAGATGCTCAACCAGTTCCTCTCAATAATTCTACAAGAAAACACGTTTACGGAATCGCCGGAATCGCACGCCTATTCGGGTGCAGTATTCCCACAGCCAACCGTATAAAGCAAAATGGAAAGATAGATAAGGCCGTCACACAGATAGGTCGTAAAATCATCGTGGATGCAGAGTTGGCATTAGAACTAGCCGGACGTAAAACAGGAGGAAGGAAATGA
- a CDS encoding AAA family ATPase has protein sequence MMMDNNKDIRSLWHSSRLLITDKFEYPPVVIRIDESVVGTLGNFSATVGKAKSRKTFSVTAMTAAALVCRLMLNYNAAMPDDKRKIIYFDTEQSPYHSQKVLSRIIELSGMSKEIQPENLEFVCLRRFNPPTRIQIIEEAIKSTASLGLVIIDGIRDLVFDINSPNESTEIISKLMIWTEVYQLHIHTVLHVNKTDDNARGHLGTELLNKAESILQVVRDEKDPNISIVKPMSIRDVEFEPFAFRIDNDGLPESVDDYHIQTGQSKGFDYHEISEQIHREALSLVFKDQKLLSYGELISKLIESYSHFGYDFGTNKAKKLKVFCQNKTMIFKEGRSYKFNPNFYY, from the coding sequence ATGATGATGGATAACAATAAAGATATAAGGAGTCTCTGGCATTCGTCAAGGCTTTTGATTACCGATAAATTTGAATATCCGCCTGTGGTCATCCGTATTGATGAATCTGTTGTAGGAACACTTGGTAATTTTTCCGCTACCGTTGGAAAAGCCAAAAGCAGAAAGACCTTTAGTGTTACGGCGATGACCGCAGCTGCTCTGGTCTGTCGTCTGATGCTCAATTACAATGCAGCAATGCCGGATGATAAGAGGAAAATCATTTACTTCGACACTGAACAAAGTCCGTATCACAGTCAGAAGGTATTGTCAAGGATAATTGAACTTTCGGGAATGAGCAAGGAGATTCAGCCCGAGAATCTTGAATTTGTCTGTCTGAGAAGATTCAATCCACCAACCCGTATTCAGATTATCGAAGAAGCGATCAAAAGTACAGCTTCATTGGGGTTGGTCATTATCGATGGAATCAGGGATCTGGTGTTTGATATCAATTCCCCGAATGAATCTACCGAGATTATTTCCAAACTGATGATTTGGACAGAAGTCTATCAGTTGCATATTCACACTGTTTTACACGTCAATAAAACGGATGATAATGCGAGAGGACATTTGGGAACGGAACTGCTGAATAAAGCCGAGAGCATACTACAAGTGGTAAGGGATGAAAAAGACCCGAATATCTCTATTGTAAAACCGATGAGCATTCGTGATGTTGAGTTTGAGCCTTTTGCCTTCAGGATTGACAATGACGGTCTGCCTGAATCGGTGGATGACTATCATATACAAACAGGTCAAAGTAAAGGATTCGATTATCACGAGATTTCGGAACAGATACATCGGGAAGCACTATCGCTCGTTTTCAAAGACCAAAAATTACTTTCCTACGGAGAATTGATCTCAAAGCTCATAGAATCCTATTCTCATTTCGGATATGATTTCGGAACCAATAAGGCTAAAAAATTGAAGGTCTTTTGTCAAAACAAAACGATGATATTCAAAGAAGGGAGGTCTTATAAATTCAACCCCAACTTTTACTACTGA
- a CDS encoding toprim domain-containing protein, producing the protein MNTKTAKNIRIIDFLNALGYQPQRTVRDNHFYLSPLRTEKTASMKVDNKLNLWYDHGSAQGGTIIDLVIAMQKARTVSDALTFLKDLNLKTDSIFNDKREKIGNQMTTRQSSINIEIIRSLQNSKLLHYLQERKINVDTTRKYLQEIHYSVDDRKYKAVGWLSNSNGYHLRSEFFKGCTSQDISVIKGADSNRQSKICMVYEGMFDFLSHLTLKNKKEFKVDCVILNSLSNLNKAVEWIRQNKLTPSLLLDNDTAGQKATSKLLEEFPEAEDFSMTYSDHKDLNDYHKSKSGLKNSLSKDIDESRNPEQTNTYRRKR; encoded by the coding sequence ATGAATACAAAGACAGCAAAAAATATAAGGATTATCGATTTCCTGAATGCTTTAGGATATCAGCCTCAAAGAACTGTTCGGGACAACCATTTTTACCTCTCTCCCTTGAGAACAGAAAAAACGGCATCGATGAAAGTTGATAACAAACTCAATCTATGGTACGACCATGGCTCTGCCCAAGGTGGAACCATCATAGACCTTGTTATTGCCATGCAAAAAGCAAGAACTGTTTCTGATGCACTCACTTTCCTGAAAGACTTGAATCTAAAAACAGATTCTATTTTTAATGACAAGAGAGAGAAAATAGGAAATCAAATGACCACAAGACAATCCAGTATCAACATTGAAATAATACGATCTCTTCAGAATTCAAAATTGTTGCACTATTTACAGGAGCGTAAAATCAATGTTGATACTACTCGGAAATATCTACAAGAGATTCATTATTCCGTAGATGACAGGAAATATAAAGCAGTGGGATGGCTTAGTAATAGCAATGGCTATCATCTTCGTTCCGAATTTTTCAAAGGCTGTACTTCTCAGGATATTTCGGTAATTAAAGGTGCAGATTCAAATCGGCAAAGTAAAATATGCATGGTCTACGAAGGAATGTTTGATTTCCTCTCCCATCTTACCTTAAAAAATAAAAAAGAGTTTAAAGTAGATTGTGTTATCCTGAATTCCCTTTCCAATCTCAATAAAGCTGTGGAATGGATAAGACAAAACAAACTAACACCAAGTTTGCTATTAGATAATGACACAGCAGGACAAAAAGCTACTTCGAAATTGTTAGAAGAATTTCCGGAAGCGGAGGATTTTTCAATGACCTACTCTGACCACAAAGACCTGAACGATTATCACAAAAGCAAAAGTGGTCTGAAAAATAGTTTGTCTAAGGATATTGATGAGAGTAGAAATCCTGAACAGACAAATACCTACAGAAGAAAAAGATGA
- the mobV gene encoding MobV family relaxase, which yields MSYTVLHLEKAKGNDSGMSAHIERTVHPKNADATRSHLNKEMITYPEGITNRTSSIQYRLDNANLKRKIGINQVRAIRIMLSGTNETMKEIEKNKQLDNWCTDNLDWLKATFGEENLVSAVLHMDEKTPHIHATIVPIVSGERRKAKKDNNPQTYKKKNSNANRLCADDVMARNKLKHYQNTYAVTMAKYGLRRGIEGSKAKHISTSEYYRNLHEQNQQLEQEKNSKQSELKAIEKSISSKKVIENFTNVLTGSKTKKLEQENEQMKKEMNNLKTLKDREKGKLQESVSKLEDTLEWSC from the coding sequence ATGTCATATACCGTTTTACATTTAGAAAAAGCCAAGGGCAATGACTCCGGAATGTCAGCTCATATCGAAAGAACCGTCCATCCAAAAAATGCAGATGCTACACGAAGTCATCTGAATAAAGAAATGATTACCTATCCTGAAGGAATCACAAACCGGACTTCGTCAATACAATACAGATTAGACAATGCCAATTTGAAAAGAAAGATAGGAATCAATCAAGTAAGAGCCATACGCATTATGTTGTCCGGAACTAATGAAACGATGAAAGAAATTGAGAAAAACAAACAATTAGACAATTGGTGTACAGATAATTTGGATTGGCTGAAAGCAACATTTGGAGAAGAAAACCTAGTTTCAGCAGTATTGCATATGGATGAAAAGACACCCCATATCCACGCTACTATTGTTCCTATTGTTTCCGGAGAAAGAAGAAAAGCAAAAAAAGACAATAATCCTCAGACCTATAAAAAGAAGAATTCAAATGCTAATAGGCTGTGTGCTGATGATGTAATGGCAAGAAATAAGCTGAAGCATTATCAAAATACCTATGCAGTAACAATGGCAAAATACGGACTAAGAAGAGGGATTGAAGGTTCGAAAGCCAAACATATTTCTACGTCTGAATATTATCGAAATCTCCATGAACAAAACCAACAGTTGGAACAGGAAAAGAATAGTAAGCAATCAGAACTGAAAGCAATTGAGAAAAGTATTTCCTCAAAAAAAGTAATTGAAAACTTCACTAATGTTCTTACCGGTTCCAAAACAAAAAAGCTGGAACAGGAAAATGAGCAGATGAAAAAGGAAATGAATAATCTTAAAACTCTTAAAGACAGGGAAAAAGGAAAATTACAGGAATCAGTTTCAAAACTGGAAGACACTTTAGAGTGGAGTTGCTAA